In Hyphomicrobium denitrificans 1NES1, one DNA window encodes the following:
- a CDS encoding S-methyl-5'-thioadenosine phosphorylase, protein MTILGVLGGSGVYDIAGLKNAAWRRVSSPFGETSDEFLFGELDGLEVVFVPRHGRGHRHTPSSINYRANIDALKRVGVTDLLSVSACGSLREDLPPGRFVVVDQFVDRTITREKSFFGEGLVGHVSMAHSTCGRLAQAAYECARTAEIPVTLGGTYLAMEGPQFSSFAESRIYRSLGCEVIGMTNMPEAKLAREAEICFLTVAMVTDFDCWHPDHAHVQVSDVVRILEENAEKAKLLVRMLAPRLRDTRPIPCPAGCDRALDHALITAPGARSPDMLAKLDAIAGRVLKQ, encoded by the coding sequence ATGACGATTTTGGGCGTTTTGGGTGGCAGCGGCGTCTATGACATAGCCGGTCTCAAGAATGCTGCGTGGCGGCGGGTTTCCTCGCCCTTCGGAGAAACCTCCGACGAATTCCTGTTCGGTGAGCTGGACGGCTTAGAGGTCGTCTTCGTCCCCCGGCACGGTCGCGGCCATCGACACACGCCGAGTTCGATCAACTACCGCGCCAACATCGATGCTTTGAAACGCGTGGGCGTGACAGACCTTCTTTCGGTTTCGGCCTGCGGGTCTCTCCGCGAGGATCTGCCGCCGGGCCGGTTCGTGGTCGTCGACCAGTTCGTCGATCGCACGATTACGCGGGAAAAAAGCTTCTTCGGAGAAGGGCTGGTCGGTCATGTGTCGATGGCGCATTCAACATGCGGCAGGCTCGCGCAGGCCGCCTACGAATGCGCCCGTACGGCCGAAATCCCCGTGACGCTAGGTGGCACATATCTCGCGATGGAGGGGCCGCAATTCTCCAGCTTCGCGGAGTCACGCATCTATCGGAGCTTGGGTTGCGAAGTGATCGGTATGACGAACATGCCCGAAGCCAAGCTCGCGCGCGAAGCGGAGATCTGCTTTTTGACGGTCGCTATGGTGACAGACTTCGATTGTTGGCATCCGGACCATGCTCACGTTCAAGTCTCCGATGTTGTCCGGATCCTTGAGGAGAATGCGGAAAAGGCGAAGCTGCTTGTGCGTATGCTGGCGCCTCGGCTGAGGGATACAAGACCGATCCCTTGTCCGGCGGGTTGCGATCGCGCGCTGGATCACGCTCTCATCACAGCTCCCGGTGCACGCTCCCCCGATATGCTCGCCAAGCTCGACGCCATCGCGGGGCGGGTGCTGAAGCAGTGA
- a CDS encoding DUF427 domain-containing protein, whose product MIKASWNGKVIAESDRTEIVEGNHYFPAEALHKEFFRSSETHSVCPWKGLASYYSIEVDGQKNPDAAWYYPDPKPAAHNIAGRVAFWKGVRVETT is encoded by the coding sequence ATGATCAAAGCCAGTTGGAACGGAAAAGTGATCGCGGAATCGGACCGGACGGAGATTGTCGAGGGCAACCATTACTTCCCGGCTGAAGCGCTCCACAAAGAATTCTTCCGGTCCAGCGAGACGCATAGCGTGTGTCCGTGGAAGGGTCTCGCGAGCTACTACTCGATCGAGGTTGACGGCCAGAAGAATCCCGATGCGGCCTGGTATTACCCGGACCCAAAACCGGCAGCCCATAACATCGCAGGCCGAGTGGCGTTTTGGAAAGGCGTTCGCGTCGAGACAACCTGA
- a CDS encoding carboxymuconolactone decarboxylase family protein — protein sequence MPAVTSKPIGQYPWFIRLFFWKQRRTYGRVLDPGLLWGRSPWVFASVALLYGAFDRRSSPIAPALRSLVTVRVSQINHCAFCVDINSATLAKRGVSMEKIDALPQWQGSVLFDSEERLALEYAEAMTLNRVDDDLRARLKAHWSDDALVELTGLIAFQNLSSKFNAALDVPAQGFCRVPRPPSETRASIDDC from the coding sequence ATGCCTGCAGTCACGTCTAAGCCGATCGGCCAGTATCCCTGGTTCATTCGCCTGTTCTTCTGGAAGCAGCGGCGCACGTATGGGCGCGTGCTCGATCCGGGTCTGCTCTGGGGCCGCTCGCCATGGGTCTTCGCCAGCGTCGCTCTGCTCTACGGCGCCTTCGATCGCCGGTCCTCGCCCATCGCGCCGGCACTGCGCTCGCTCGTCACTGTTCGCGTCTCGCAGATCAACCATTGTGCCTTCTGCGTCGACATCAATTCGGCGACGCTGGCGAAGCGCGGCGTTTCCATGGAGAAGATTGACGCGCTGCCGCAGTGGCAAGGCAGCGTTCTGTTCGACAGCGAGGAGCGTCTCGCGCTCGAATATGCGGAAGCAATGACGCTCAACCGCGTCGACGACGATTTACGCGCGAGACTGAAGGCGCATTGGAGCGACGACGCACTCGTCGAACTGACGGGGCTGATCGCCTTTCAGAACTTATCTTCGAAGTTCAATGCTGCATTGGACGTGCCCGCCCAGGGATTCTGCCGCGTACCTCGGCCGCCTTCGGAAACACGCGCCAGCATCGACGACTGTTAA
- a CDS encoding TIGR04282 family arsenosugar biosynthesis glycosyltransferase, which translates to MRCARHLIIFARRPRLGSGKRRLARDIGAIEALRFQRVMLVRLLRRLGGDPRWTTWLGITPDRSGPWPRGIATLPQGGGDLGQRMARVARHMPPGPVVIIGSDIPDIAASDIAAAFRALGSKSAVFGPARDGGYWLVGLRRRPRFIDPFANVRWSSEHALADTLANLAGKEVAMLRTLSDIDDGEAWRVNGRREASYACSHV; encoded by the coding sequence GCAAGCGTCGATTGGCGCGGGACATTGGCGCCATCGAAGCTCTTCGGTTCCAGCGCGTGATGCTGGTGAGGCTGCTGCGCCGCCTGGGCGGCGATCCCAGGTGGACGACCTGGCTCGGCATTACACCCGATCGATCCGGCCCTTGGCCGCGTGGCATCGCGACGCTCCCGCAGGGCGGCGGCGATCTCGGCCAGCGCATGGCTCGGGTCGCGCGGCACATGCCGCCCGGGCCGGTCGTGATCATCGGGAGTGACATCCCGGACATTGCCGCATCCGACATCGCCGCGGCATTCCGCGCCTTGGGATCGAAGAGCGCAGTCTTCGGCCCGGCCAGGGACGGCGGCTATTGGCTGGTGGGCTTACGTCGGCGCCCGCGCTTCATCGATCCTTTCGCGAACGTGCGATGGTCCAGCGAGCACGCGCTTGCCGATACGCTCGCTAATCTCGCCGGTAAGGAGGTTGCAATGCTGAGAACGCTCTCCGACATCGACGACGGCGAAGCCTGGCGCGTCAACGGACGGCGGGAAGCCTCATATGCCTGCAGTCACGTCTAA